A section of the Flaviflexus equikiangi genome encodes:
- the rplA gene encoding 50S ribosomal protein L1, with protein sequence MAKRSKNYRKSAEKIHAGEVYAPRQAMELAKETSSVKFDATVEVMFRLGVDPRKADQMVRGTVNLPHGTGKTARVIVFAVGDRAQQAIDAGADEVGGDELIEKVAAGWTDFDSAVATPDLMGKVGRLGRVLGPRGLMPNPKTGTVTMDVAKAVSDIKGGRIEFRVDKHGNLAFIVGKTSFTTEQLVENYAAAQEEILRLKPSSSKGRYITKATVSTTMGPGIPLDATKTKSLLED encoded by the coding sequence ATGGCAAAGCGCTCAAAGAATTACAGGAAGTCAGCTGAGAAGATTCACGCCGGCGAAGTCTACGCACCGCGTCAGGCCATGGAGCTCGCCAAGGAGACGTCGTCCGTGAAGTTCGACGCCACCGTCGAGGTCATGTTCCGTCTCGGCGTCGACCCCCGCAAGGCCGATCAGATGGTCCGCGGCACGGTCAACCTGCCCCACGGCACGGGTAAGACCGCTCGCGTCATCGTCTTCGCAGTCGGCGACCGCGCTCAGCAGGCTATCGACGCCGGTGCTGACGAGGTCGGCGGCGACGAGCTCATCGAGAAGGTTGCAGCCGGCTGGACCGACTTCGACTCGGCCGTGGCTACCCCGGACCTCATGGGCAAGGTCGGCCGTCTCGGCCGCGTGCTCGGTCCCCGTGGCCTCATGCCCAACCCGAAGACCGGCACCGTGACGATGGATGTTGCCAAGGCAGTGTCCGACATCAAGGGCGGCCGTATCGAGTTCCGTGTCGACAAGCACGGCAACCTCGCCTTCATCGTCGGCAAGACGTCCTTCACGACGGAACAGCTCGTCGAGAACTACGCGGCAGCGCAGGAGGAGATCCTCCGCCTCAAGCCTTCCTCCTCGAAGGGCCGTTACATCACGAAGGCCACGGTCTCCACGACCATGGGCCCCGGCATCCCCCTCGATGCCACGAAGACCAAGTCACTCCTCGAGGACTGA
- a CDS encoding phosphotransferase family protein — MSITDQALREAREVDLLTGAEAGDMLGAALTSMGTVRSWTVHSVHHRPGAGVTVGYTVQVEAPGYGSVSDEYICATTGRVSQGPSENLVRIDGPDGIVVHVWRHPHDPELPALSLACESGSMSRFLGQRVKLELLSYRPTRRGVLRVNYSDGSRAFAKVVRPAHAHSLVKRHTMLVDAGIPAPRVLRNTPDGLILISAGHGEPLANLLSRGMGQSTDQVLDSLLSVLNRLPQQATGLTRRPAWSERADHYANAATTVIPQHRTRIEMLAFGVNHLMANSDPGPVVATHGDFYEANVLMDPQTSTVSALIDVDSLGPGHRVDDLGCLLGHISVLPYLAPRSYPHVHTELLRWTELCEQVVDPVALMARCAGVTLSLIAGARREGGGEWLSDAEGRLAAAEQWLARGYGHLARRTRQASGH, encoded by the coding sequence ATGAGCATCACCGATCAGGCCCTGCGGGAAGCCCGGGAGGTCGACCTGCTGACCGGCGCCGAAGCCGGGGACATGCTGGGCGCCGCCTTGACGAGCATGGGAACCGTCCGTTCGTGGACAGTCCACTCCGTCCATCACCGGCCCGGGGCTGGTGTCACTGTCGGCTACACAGTGCAGGTCGAGGCGCCCGGCTACGGCAGCGTGAGCGATGAATACATCTGTGCGACCACGGGCCGCGTCTCGCAGGGACCGTCAGAGAACCTCGTCCGCATCGATGGCCCTGATGGGATCGTCGTCCACGTGTGGCGTCATCCGCACGATCCGGAGCTCCCCGCGCTCTCGCTTGCCTGCGAATCCGGGTCGATGAGCCGTTTCCTCGGCCAACGCGTCAAACTGGAACTCCTGTCCTATCGGCCGACCCGGCGGGGAGTGCTGCGGGTCAACTACAGCGATGGTTCGCGCGCGTTCGCGAAAGTGGTCCGACCAGCCCACGCCCACTCGCTCGTCAAACGACACACCATGCTCGTCGACGCTGGCATACCGGCACCCAGGGTCCTGCGGAACACCCCGGATGGTCTGATCCTCATCAGCGCCGGCCACGGCGAACCCCTCGCGAACCTGCTCTCGCGAGGCATGGGGCAGTCAACCGATCAGGTGCTCGACAGCCTGCTGTCCGTGCTCAATCGGCTTCCCCAGCAAGCGACAGGCCTGACGCGCCGGCCTGCGTGGTCCGAGCGCGCAGACCACTATGCGAACGCGGCAACGACCGTGATCCCCCAGCATCGCACCCGTATCGAAATGCTTGCCTTCGGCGTCAACCATCTGATGGCGAACTCTGACCCGGGCCCCGTCGTGGCAACCCACGGCGACTTCTACGAGGCGAACGTCCTCATGGATCCGCAGACCTCGACCGTCTCGGCCCTGATCGACGTCGATTCCCTCGGCCCCGGGCACCGGGTCGACGATCTGGGATGCCTGCTCGGACACATCTCCGTCCTGCCCTACCTGGCACCCCGGTCATACCCCCACGTCCACACCGAACTGCTGCGATGGACGGAGCTGTGCGAACAGGTCGTCGACCCGGTTGCCCTCATGGCACGCTGTGCCGGAGTGACCCTGTCCCTTATCGCAGGCGCCCGCCGCGAAGGCGGAGGCGAATGGTTGAGCGATGCTGAGGGGCGCCTCGCCGCCGCCGAGCAGTGGCTCGCGCGCGGCTACGGTCATCTCGCCCGACGAACACGTCAGGCCAGCGGACACTAG
- a CDS encoding response regulator transcription factor encodes MANILIVEDEPGIASFVSKGLKSAGHLPTAVATGEDGLSHALTGGYDLIILDIGLPDMDGFVVLERMRGQGVATPVIILTARSSVGDTVQGLDSGADDYMAKPFRFEELLARVRLRLRSDVASVSATTHIRVGDLVMDLPKHRVTLSGAPVDLSAREFSLLEAFMSHEDQVLSREQLLDRVWGYDFDPGSNVVDVYVRYLRRKIGNEWITTVRNMGYRLSEPRNEPRRR; translated from the coding sequence ATGGCAAACATTCTGATCGTCGAGGACGAGCCCGGCATCGCCTCGTTCGTCTCCAAAGGATTGAAGTCTGCGGGTCATCTGCCGACGGCGGTGGCCACGGGTGAGGACGGACTATCGCACGCCCTGACGGGCGGGTACGACCTCATCATCCTCGACATCGGCTTGCCCGACATGGATGGGTTCGTGGTTCTGGAGCGGATGAGGGGGCAGGGTGTGGCCACGCCAGTCATCATCCTGACGGCCCGCTCCTCGGTCGGAGACACGGTCCAGGGACTGGATTCGGGGGCCGATGACTATATGGCGAAGCCGTTCCGCTTCGAGGAGCTGCTTGCCCGCGTGAGGCTGCGGCTTCGATCGGATGTGGCTTCGGTGTCCGCAACCACGCATATCCGTGTCGGGGACCTGGTCATGGATCTCCCCAAGCATCGGGTGACGCTCTCGGGTGCACCTGTCGACCTGTCGGCTCGAGAATTTTCGCTCTTGGAGGCCTTCATGTCCCACGAGGATCAGGTGCTCTCCCGGGAGCAGCTCCTCGACCGGGTGTGGGGATACGATTTCGATCCGGGTTCGAACGTTGTCGATGTCTATGTCCGCTATCTCAGGCGCAAGATCGGCAACGAGTGGATCACGACGGTGCGGAACATGGGATATCGGCTCAGTGAGCCACGCAACGAGCCCCGGCGGCGCTAA
- the nusG gene encoding transcription termination/antitermination protein NusG, with product MSQDESFEMNETEGAPDNAEETSAEQETPVHDDAETDAPAADVPPVEDPTSPEAIRRRLKGLPGRWYVLHTYAGYEKRVKQNLEIRMKSMNMEDYIFQVEVPMEEVFEVKRGERKLVNRVRMPGYALVRMDMEDEAWRTVQETQGVTGFVGNGRDPVALTEPEVIKMLTPVVELEVAKELRSQGRPARPGTEPAVVSVEFEVGENVILTLEPWVGMPATIDAVDAAQQRLTVLMTLVGQETPVDLSFSQVKKAD from the coding sequence GTGTCGCAGGATGAGTCCTTTGAGATGAACGAGACCGAGGGTGCGCCCGACAATGCCGAGGAGACCTCGGCTGAGCAGGAGACCCCCGTCCACGACGACGCTGAGACCGACGCTCCCGCCGCTGATGTTCCTCCGGTCGAGGATCCCACCTCTCCCGAAGCTATTCGCAGGCGCCTCAAGGGCCTGCCCGGTCGCTGGTACGTTCTCCACACCTATGCCGGTTACGAGAAGCGCGTCAAGCAGAACCTCGAAATCCGCATGAAGTCCATGAACATGGAGGACTACATCTTCCAGGTCGAGGTACCCATGGAAGAGGTGTTCGAGGTCAAGCGCGGCGAACGCAAGCTCGTCAACCGCGTCCGCATGCCAGGCTATGCCCTGGTGCGCATGGACATGGAGGACGAAGCGTGGCGCACCGTGCAGGAGACGCAGGGTGTGACTGGCTTCGTCGGCAACGGCCGCGACCCGGTCGCGCTGACAGAGCCCGAAGTGATCAAGATGCTGACGCCCGTCGTCGAGCTCGAGGTCGCGAAGGAGCTCCGTTCGCAGGGCCGCCCCGCACGCCCGGGCACAGAGCCTGCGGTCGTCTCCGTCGAGTTCGAGGTCGGCGAGAACGTCATCCTCACTCTCGAGCCGTGGGTCGGCATGCCGGCCACGATCGATGCCGTCGACGCGGCACAGCAGCGCCTCACGGTGCTCATGACACTTGTCGGCCAGGAAACCCCGGTCGACCTATCCTTCAGCCAGGTCAAGAAGGCCGACTAG
- a CDS encoding adenosine deaminase, which produces MRDLDKLPKVHLHLHFTGSMRVSTLREMADEQGIRLPSNLVDNVALSVPADQRGWFRFQRSYDAARKVVSSEAAMRRIIREAAEDDAREGSRRLEIQVDPTSYAPFVGGLTPALEIVVDEARQASRDTGVEVGVIVAASRMKHPLDARTLARLAVSMAGDQPGDVIGFGLSNDERRGTTSEWAAAFNIARRGGLEAMPHGGELLGPDHLREVVAHLKPTRIGHGVRAAEDPELLAKIVDAGIALEVCPASNVSLGVYPDEKSVPLQTLFDSGAKIALSADDPLLFLSRLTDQYQIARDLGASDRQLAQMAASSIDASLASPAAKRAWRADVDAWLAAP; this is translated from the coding sequence GTGCGCGACCTGGACAAACTACCGAAAGTGCACCTGCACCTCCACTTTACCGGTTCGATGCGGGTTTCGACCCTGCGCGAGATGGCGGACGAGCAGGGCATCCGTCTGCCCTCCAACCTTGTCGACAACGTGGCCCTCTCGGTCCCTGCCGATCAGCGTGGATGGTTCCGATTCCAACGCTCCTACGATGCCGCCCGCAAGGTCGTCTCGAGCGAGGCCGCCATGCGGCGCATCATCCGGGAGGCCGCCGAAGACGATGCGAGAGAAGGATCCCGGCGGCTCGAGATCCAGGTTGATCCGACATCGTACGCGCCGTTCGTCGGAGGGCTGACCCCAGCCCTGGAGATCGTCGTCGACGAGGCACGCCAGGCGAGCAGGGACACCGGGGTCGAGGTCGGTGTCATCGTGGCCGCGTCCCGCATGAAGCACCCGCTCGACGCTCGAACCCTCGCGCGTCTCGCCGTGTCCATGGCAGGCGACCAACCCGGTGATGTCATCGGTTTCGGCCTCTCGAACGACGAGCGCCGCGGTACGACGTCCGAATGGGCGGCGGCCTTCAATATCGCCCGCAGGGGCGGGCTCGAGGCCATGCCCCACGGTGGGGAGCTGCTCGGCCCGGATCATCTTCGAGAGGTTGTCGCACACCTCAAACCGACCCGAATCGGGCACGGGGTACGGGCCGCGGAGGATCCCGAGCTGCTGGCCAAGATCGTCGATGCCGGCATCGCCCTCGAAGTGTGCCCCGCCTCGAACGTGTCGCTCGGCGTGTACCCGGACGAGAAGTCCGTCCCCCTCCAGACGCTCTTCGACTCGGGGGCAAAGATCGCCCTCTCGGCCGACGATCCGCTTCTCTTCCTGTCCCGCCTCACCGATCAGTACCAGATCGCACGAGATCTCGGCGCGAGCGATCGGCAGCTGGCGCAGATGGCGGCGTCCTCTATCGACGCATCCCTCGCCTCCCCCGCCGCTAAGCGTGCGTGGCGGGCCGACGTCGATGCGTGGCTCGCTGCACCCTAG
- a CDS encoding pyridoxal phosphate-dependent aminotransferase, whose product MIVSTNTPARRVSQRLGALQESATLAVDAKAKALKAAGRPVIGFGAGEPDFPTPDHIVEAAIAAARDPKNHRYSPAKGQPALRSAIAEKTLADSGTAVDPNNILVTNGGKQAVFQAFASLLDDGDEVILPAPYWTTYPEAIRLAGGVPVEVFAGADQEYKVSVDQLEAARTDRTKVLLFCSPSNPTGAVYSREQTKEIGEWALEHGVWVITDEIYEHLTYDGVPNPYMLAEVPDLADQTLVLNGVAKTYAMTGWRVGWMYGPADIIKAATNMQSHMTSNVANVSQAAALQALTGDQSSIVEFREAFDRRRQLIVAELRKVNGFEVPTPQGAFYAYPSVEGVLGREIAGRVATTSSELATIILEEAEVAVVPGEAFGPSGYLRLSYAMADDDILEGVGRIQALLN is encoded by the coding sequence ATGATCGTGAGCACTAATACCCCAGCCCGCCGCGTATCACAGCGGCTTGGCGCACTCCAGGAATCAGCAACCCTCGCCGTCGACGCCAAGGCCAAGGCCCTGAAGGCAGCCGGCCGGCCAGTCATCGGCTTCGGTGCCGGGGAACCGGACTTCCCCACCCCGGACCACATCGTCGAGGCCGCTATCGCGGCGGCGCGGGATCCGAAGAACCACCGGTATTCTCCGGCGAAGGGCCAGCCAGCCCTGCGCTCCGCCATCGCCGAGAAGACTCTCGCGGATTCCGGCACGGCCGTGGATCCCAACAATATTCTTGTCACCAACGGCGGCAAGCAGGCAGTGTTCCAGGCATTCGCCTCGCTTCTCGACGACGGGGACGAGGTTATCCTCCCCGCCCCCTACTGGACGACGTACCCGGAGGCGATCCGTCTTGCCGGCGGCGTGCCCGTCGAGGTCTTCGCGGGCGCCGACCAGGAATACAAGGTGAGCGTCGACCAGCTCGAGGCGGCACGGACCGACCGCACGAAGGTCCTCCTGTTCTGCTCCCCCTCCAACCCGACTGGCGCCGTGTACTCGCGCGAACAGACGAAGGAGATTGGCGAGTGGGCACTCGAGCACGGCGTGTGGGTGATCACGGACGAGATCTACGAGCACCTGACGTACGACGGCGTCCCCAACCCCTACATGCTTGCCGAGGTCCCGGACCTGGCGGACCAGACTCTCGTCCTCAACGGCGTGGCGAAGACATACGCCATGACGGGTTGGCGCGTGGGCTGGATGTACGGCCCGGCCGACATCATCAAGGCCGCCACGAACATGCAGTCCCACATGACATCCAACGTCGCCAACGTGTCCCAGGCCGCGGCACTGCAGGCGCTGACGGGTGACCAGTCGAGCATTGTCGAGTTCCGCGAGGCTTTCGACCGTCGCCGTCAGCTCATCGTCGCCGAGCTCCGCAAGGTGAACGGCTTCGAGGTCCCCACCCCGCAGGGAGCGTTCTACGCCTACCCCTCGGTCGAGGGTGTTCTCGGCCGAGAGATCGCAGGCCGCGTGGCGACAACCTCATCGGAGCTGGCCACCATCATCCTCGAAGAGGCCGAGGTCGCGGTCGTTCCCGGCGAGGCCTTCGGCCCCTCCGGCTACCTGCGCCTGTCGTACGCGATGGCGGACGATGACATCCTCGAGGGCGTCGGACGCATCCAGGCTCTCCTCAACTAG
- a CDS encoding acyltransferase family protein — MAGYVLFPISEQPQLFSEIRASVFFYENWHLVSSQLTYDAAGPATSPLQHIWSTSIQGQFHVAMTFFVMIVAWLALKARVSARTALIAALGLVTAASFSWAVYDTTTDQAAAYFSTFSRAWELTLPGILGLCVASIRLRPAVRAIMSWIGIALIVSCGFVLEGADSFPGPQALWPVLGICLFLAAGDTRTRWGADNLMVTWPFQRVGDISFSLYLWHWPILIFALLITGRESADMTTAAIVLALSLVAGTIGKYVFEDRVANWRVAFPNPRRAMAVGATVTVFAFIAASGGYAAVSERFENEVAAYESMVVATDYPGAGAMVAPEWVTIEARNPVPSDDLVRRDAGWYATLNKNEPCIQRFEGSEPTSCQHPEATTGPLVLMVGSSHTGQWSQPIGDMAVEQGWDLEVYEKAGCLFTTDREDNDAGVSITPACQAWNELMLEVIEERQPDLVLTTGTTRLGTEPETTTVGMVEAVDHVTGLGIPVFLFRENPYRTDEWVSCLESGATTSHTQCASPRDRFYSDEIDTYGTPHGTDATRLFDTSKYLCDETSCFAQVGNVRVLRDDNHITATFASSARSFIESDLRELVPHLFAGGDDTLVQSLSR; from the coding sequence ATCGCCGGTTATGTCCTTTTTCCGATATCTGAGCAGCCTCAGCTGTTCAGCGAGATCAGAGCATCGGTCTTCTTCTACGAGAACTGGCATCTCGTCTCGTCGCAGCTGACCTACGACGCGGCCGGGCCGGCAACATCACCGCTCCAACACATCTGGTCCACCTCCATCCAAGGCCAGTTCCATGTCGCCATGACCTTCTTCGTCATGATCGTGGCATGGCTTGCCCTGAAGGCGCGAGTATCCGCCCGCACTGCTCTTATCGCCGCTCTCGGCCTCGTCACCGCCGCATCGTTCAGCTGGGCCGTCTACGATACGACGACCGATCAGGCGGCCGCCTACTTCTCCACGTTCTCCAGGGCGTGGGAATTGACCCTCCCCGGGATCCTCGGTCTATGCGTCGCCTCGATTCGGCTGCGTCCCGCAGTGCGCGCGATCATGTCGTGGATCGGCATTGCCCTCATCGTCTCGTGCGGCTTCGTCCTCGAAGGCGCTGACAGTTTCCCCGGGCCACAAGCCCTGTGGCCCGTTCTCGGGATCTGCCTCTTCCTCGCCGCCGGCGATACTCGGACGCGGTGGGGCGCTGACAATCTCATGGTGACGTGGCCCTTCCAGCGTGTCGGCGACATATCGTTCTCGCTCTACCTGTGGCATTGGCCGATCCTCATCTTCGCTCTTCTCATCACAGGACGGGAATCGGCTGACATGACGACGGCCGCGATCGTCCTTGCCCTGTCACTTGTGGCTGGCACGATCGGCAAATACGTTTTCGAGGACCGTGTCGCGAACTGGCGTGTCGCATTCCCCAATCCCCGGCGCGCCATGGCGGTGGGGGCAACGGTGACAGTCTTCGCGTTCATCGCCGCCTCGGGCGGTTATGCGGCCGTCAGCGAGAGGTTCGAGAACGAGGTTGCGGCCTACGAGTCGATGGTCGTCGCGACGGACTATCCCGGTGCGGGTGCGATGGTGGCACCCGAGTGGGTGACGATCGAGGCACGGAACCCGGTGCCCAGTGATGATCTCGTGCGGCGCGATGCGGGATGGTATGCGACGCTCAACAAGAATGAGCCCTGCATCCAACGTTTCGAGGGTTCTGAGCCAACATCCTGTCAGCATCCCGAGGCGACGACGGGCCCGCTCGTGCTCATGGTGGGCAGCTCTCACACCGGTCAGTGGTCCCAGCCGATCGGGGACATGGCTGTCGAGCAGGGGTGGGATCTCGAGGTGTATGAGAAGGCGGGCTGTCTGTTCACAACCGATCGGGAGGACAACGACGCTGGAGTCAGCATCACTCCTGCCTGCCAGGCTTGGAATGAGCTCATGCTCGAGGTGATCGAGGAGAGGCAACCCGATCTTGTCCTGACCACGGGAACAACCCGTCTCGGGACGGAACCCGAGACGACGACCGTGGGCATGGTCGAAGCGGTCGACCATGTGACAGGCCTCGGTATCCCCGTGTTCCTGTTCCGGGAGAACCCATACCGAACTGACGAATGGGTTTCGTGCCTGGAGAGCGGTGCCACCACCTCTCATACGCAGTGCGCGTCACCGCGAGACCGCTTCTACAGCGACGAGATCGACACCTACGGCACGCCGCATGGCACTGACGCGACGCGCCTGTTCGACACGTCGAAGTACCTGTGCGACGAGACGTCCTGCTTCGCGCAGGTCGGGAACGTTCGCGTGCTGCGGGACGACAACCACATCACCGCGACATTCGCGTCCTCCGCCCGATCGTTCATCGAGTCAGATCTCCGCGAACTCGTCCCGCACCTGTTCGCCGGCGGTGACGATACTCTCGTGCAGTCGTTGTCTCGCTGA
- a CDS encoding sensor histidine kinase: MRRRTPRWSVRTRIVAAVLTLTVLALTVVGLAFYTVQKNDISDRINQQLGREMEEFATEAVSAYESGQFSTLDALLRDVLSHRVPEDSEGMIGYVGLRPAWTQPGGLDMVADADLMIQLGERVEAVTASQSSELGTLTTPESTYRYALMPITLDDLGTGAYALAYDYEAEQTQLVDTFRVFVIAAVICLAVLAVLSWLIAGELLKPVRELQKTASKISESDLDARIEVETHDDLGEMASTFNSMLDRIQGTFASQLQLLDDAGHELRTPITIIRGHLELMDSQDAADVEAVRDLSINELDRMHRLADDLVLLAKAERPDFVSLHPVDSGPFIDRLLTLVQGVGSHEWEIESSVEDIIVMDEQRMTQAMLQLAANAAKFSPAGSTIRLGVAVDGEARLWVADAGIGIAPDKVDLIFERFGRADSTVDGAGLGLPIVAAIASAHGGRVDVSSRPGHGSTFTIVIPHEGESWQTF, encoded by the coding sequence ATGCGACGACGAACTCCGAGATGGTCGGTCCGCACGCGGATCGTTGCCGCCGTACTGACGTTGACTGTTCTCGCGCTCACCGTCGTCGGCCTGGCGTTCTACACCGTGCAGAAGAACGACATCAGCGACCGGATCAATCAGCAGTTGGGACGGGAGATGGAGGAGTTCGCGACGGAGGCCGTCTCGGCGTACGAGTCCGGGCAGTTCTCGACGCTGGATGCGCTGCTGCGCGATGTCTTGAGCCATCGTGTACCCGAGGATTCGGAGGGCATGATCGGCTATGTGGGGTTGCGGCCCGCCTGGACCCAGCCCGGCGGACTCGACATGGTTGCCGATGCGGATCTCATGATTCAGCTCGGAGAGCGGGTCGAAGCAGTGACGGCCTCGCAGTCCAGCGAACTGGGCACGCTGACCACCCCGGAATCGACGTATCGCTATGCCCTCATGCCGATCACGCTCGACGATCTCGGTACGGGCGCCTACGCTCTGGCCTACGACTATGAGGCGGAACAGACCCAGCTTGTCGACACGTTCCGCGTCTTCGTCATCGCGGCTGTGATCTGTCTCGCTGTCCTGGCCGTCCTGTCCTGGCTGATCGCTGGCGAGCTCCTCAAACCGGTTCGGGAGCTGCAGAAGACGGCCTCAAAGATCAGTGAATCGGACCTCGATGCTCGGATCGAGGTCGAGACGCACGACGATCTGGGCGAGATGGCATCGACCTTCAATTCGATGCTGGACCGTATCCAGGGCACGTTCGCATCCCAGCTGCAGCTCCTCGACGATGCTGGGCACGAGCTGCGGACCCCGATCACCATCATTCGCGGACATCTCGAGCTCATGGACAGCCAAGACGCCGCGGATGTCGAGGCTGTCCGTGACCTGTCGATCAACGAACTGGATCGCATGCACCGGCTCGCGGACGACCTCGTGCTCCTCGCGAAGGCGGAGCGCCCCGACTTCGTGTCCCTCCACCCTGTCGACAGCGGGCCGTTCATCGATCGGCTCCTCACTCTCGTTCAGGGCGTCGGCAGCCACGAGTGGGAGATCGAGTCCAGCGTAGAGGACATCATCGTCATGGACGAGCAGCGGATGACGCAGGCCATGCTGCAGCTGGCGGCGAATGCCGCCAAGTTCTCTCCCGCGGGTTCCACCATCAGGCTGGGCGTGGCAGTGGATGGTGAGGCGAGACTGTGGGTCGCGGACGCGGGGATCGGTATCGCACCTGACAAGGTCGACCTGATTTTCGAGCGATTCGGCCGGGCAGACAGTACGGTTGACGGGGCGGGCTTGGGTTTGCCGATCGTGGCCGCCATCGCCTCCGCTCATGGGGGACGCGTCGACGTGTCGTCTCGGCCAGGGCACGGATCGACCTTCACGATTGTCATTCCGCACGAAGGAGAATCATGGCAAACATTCTGA
- the secE gene encoding preprotein translocase subunit SecE has protein sequence MSDAPTTAGDGSRSPKAENKMGLWARIKLFFRQIIGELKKVVRPTRKELGNLFVTVVVFVVIIMAIVALLDVLFGELAFVIFG, from the coding sequence GTGAGCGACGCACCAACGACAGCCGGAGACGGCTCGCGCTCGCCCAAGGCCGAGAACAAGATGGGCCTGTGGGCGCGCATCAAGCTGTTCTTCCGCCAGATCATCGGCGAGCTGAAGAAGGTCGTCAGGCCGACCCGTAAAGAACTAGGCAACCTGTTCGTCACGGTTGTTGTATTTGTCGTGATCATCATGGCGATCGTCGCTCTGCTGGACGTTCTGTTCGGAGAGCTCGCCTTCGTGATCTTCGGCTAG
- a CDS encoding ABC transporter permease, which produces MTQYWILTRHELRGLTRTWRAGVVAGVVLALALIGPITTKFMPEILSMAGGFEIISGEPTWQDAGVQWASDLSQIIPLLAIMVSAVSLAQPLTSGSAALLLARPVPRSSLLFAGATANAIVIAGAVLAGALANSAMTIVLFGDGGIEPVEMALRWLVLMSVLLVAVAFGAARLGSTMGAAGTGLGTYFGLALLSALPPLRDYSPAGLFALEGGNTWWWAASTSIVLVALGCAASARAFEKLPLTSSPHS; this is translated from the coding sequence ATGACACAGTATTGGATCCTCACCCGACACGAACTACGCGGACTGACACGCACGTGGCGTGCAGGCGTGGTGGCTGGCGTGGTTCTCGCCCTCGCTCTCATCGGCCCGATCACAACGAAGTTCATGCCCGAAATCCTGTCCATGGCGGGCGGCTTCGAGATCATCAGCGGAGAGCCCACATGGCAGGACGCGGGCGTCCAGTGGGCAAGCGACCTGTCGCAGATCATTCCGCTTCTCGCCATCATGGTCTCGGCAGTATCTCTCGCCCAACCACTCACGAGCGGGAGCGCCGCCCTCCTCCTCGCCCGCCCGGTGCCGAGAAGCTCTCTGCTTTTCGCTGGCGCAACCGCCAACGCGATCGTCATCGCCGGTGCCGTCCTGGCGGGAGCTCTCGCCAATAGCGCCATGACGATCGTGCTGTTTGGCGATGGTGGGATCGAGCCGGTTGAGATGGCGCTGCGCTGGCTCGTGCTCATGTCAGTCCTTCTCGTGGCCGTCGCCTTCGGCGCGGCACGCCTGGGATCGACGATGGGAGCGGCAGGCACCGGTCTCGGCACATACTTCGGCCTTGCACTCCTGTCCGCCCTGCCCCCGCTGCGCGACTACTCCCCAGCCGGTCTGTTCGCCCTCGAGGGAGGGAACACCTGGTGGTGGGCTGCGTCCACCAGCATCGTCCTCGTCGCGCTCGGATGTGCAGCGTCCGCCCGCGCTTTCGAGAAGCTCCCTCTCACCAGCAGTCCGCACAGCTGA
- the rplK gene encoding 50S ribosomal protein L11 — protein MPPKKKVSGLIKLQIQAGAATPAPPIGPALGQHGVNIMEFCKAYNAATESQRGNVIPVEITVYEDRSFTFITKTPPAAELIKKAAGVKKASATPHTVKVGKLTQEQVREIAQTKLPDLNANDIDAASAIIAGTARSMGITVE, from the coding sequence ATGCCTCCCAAGAAGAAGGTTAGTGGCCTGATCAAGCTCCAGATTCAGGCTGGCGCTGCGACTCCGGCCCCGCCTATCGGCCCGGCCCTCGGTCAGCACGGCGTCAACATCATGGAGTTCTGCAAGGCCTACAACGCCGCCACAGAATCCCAGCGCGGAAACGTCATCCCCGTTGAGATCACCGTGTACGAGGATCGCTCGTTCACGTTCATCACCAAGACTCCGCCCGCAGCTGAGCTCATCAAGAAGGCTGCCGGTGTGAAGAAGGCTTCCGCCACTCCGCACACCGTCAAGGTCGGCAAGCTGACGCAGGAGCAGGTCCGCGAGATCGCTCAGACCAAGCTGCCCGACCTCAACGCCAACGACATTGATGCCGCCTCGGCCATCATCGCCGGCACCGCTCGTTCCATGGGCATCACCGTCGAGTAG